In Methanosarcina barkeri MS, a single window of DNA contains:
- a CDS encoding KH domain-containing protein, whose amino-acid sequence MTQYVKIPKERVGVIIGPKGETKKLIEDKTACQLEIDSESGKVDITCEEDPLKEFRVLETIKAIGRGFSPEKALELLDDEMLMLEVIDLSDVANTPKELQRIKGRIIGRNGRTRELAETLINVKISVYGKTVSVLGHPEQNTIIRTAIRMLLDGATHGAVYKFLEKKHQELLQSQLGSVDFY is encoded by the coding sequence ATGACTCAGTATGTCAAAATCCCCAAAGAAAGAGTCGGAGTAATAATAGGCCCGAAAGGAGAAACAAAAAAGCTTATCGAGGACAAGACTGCATGTCAGCTTGAAATCGATAGCGAAAGCGGAAAGGTAGACATTACCTGTGAAGAAGATCCACTAAAAGAGTTTAGGGTTCTCGAAACTATAAAGGCGATAGGAAGAGGTTTCAGTCCTGAGAAAGCTCTTGAACTTCTGGATGATGAGATGCTTATGCTTGAGGTCATCGACCTTTCCGACGTTGCTAATACTCCAAAAGAACTTCAGCGGATAAAGGGCCGGATAATAGGAAGAAACGGAAGAACCAGAGAACTTGCAGAAACCCTGATAAACGTTAAGATCTCAGTCTACGGAAAAACCGTATCCGTACTTGGGCACCCTGAGCAGAACACTATAATTCGGACAGCTATAAGAATGCTGCTCGATGGAGCTACACATGGTGCAGTCTACAAGTTCCTGGAAAAAAAGCATCAGGAACTCCTACAGTCCCAGCTTGGCTCAGTTGACTTTTATTAA
- a CDS encoding dihydroorotase, with the protein MPDILIKNTRIYYNNSLQSAEIIIEDGKVTKIGKDLRVSSSDMIIDAGGALTLPAGIDVHVHFREPGMTSKENWYTGSCAAAAGGVTTVIDQPNTVPPTTNRLAFEQKLRLARGKSIVDFGINGGVTGNIEKLEELWKLGVTAFGEIFMAESTGGLNINEETFEEALAEIKRLDALATIHAEDEKMRLEFEKLLKGDTSYEYHSRVRPNACEAAAVQKALELVSKLQVRAHLCHISTLEATGIIRKKKYLARRENKEPLFTCEVTPHHLFLSTRDWERLRSFGKMNPPLRGGNSIKALVNGINDGTIDMVASDHAPHLESEKDVDIRAAPSGVPGVETLMPLMLAAVRKNILPLSRMIMLTSWNPAKAFGLDRKSKGRLEVGFDADLIIVNPRELRPIKAEFLHSKAGWTPFEGMEGVFPEYTLSRGEVIWIEESINAKPGRGNFLEGRGERSEEDEEDLEEIGETQD; encoded by the coding sequence ATGCCTGATATTCTTATTAAAAATACAAGGATTTACTACAATAATTCGCTTCAGTCTGCTGAGATTATTATTGAGGACGGTAAAGTTACTAAAATAGGAAAAGATCTCAGGGTTTCAAGCTCAGACATGATAATTGATGCGGGTGGGGCTCTTACCCTGCCTGCCGGGATTGACGTACATGTCCATTTCAGGGAGCCTGGAATGACCTCAAAGGAAAACTGGTATACAGGATCGTGTGCAGCGGCTGCTGGGGGAGTTACTACTGTCATTGACCAGCCTAATACAGTGCCTCCTACGACAAATAGGCTGGCATTTGAACAAAAACTTAGACTTGCAAGGGGAAAGTCTATTGTCGATTTTGGAATCAATGGCGGGGTAACAGGCAATATTGAAAAATTAGAAGAACTCTGGAAACTGGGAGTTACTGCTTTTGGGGAAATTTTCATGGCCGAGTCTACAGGCGGGCTAAATATTAATGAGGAAACCTTTGAAGAAGCGCTTGCCGAAATTAAACGTCTTGATGCACTTGCGACCATACATGCTGAGGACGAGAAAATGCGTCTTGAGTTTGAAAAACTGTTAAAAGGAGATACTTCTTATGAGTATCACTCAAGGGTACGCCCGAATGCATGTGAGGCTGCTGCTGTTCAAAAAGCCCTGGAGCTCGTTTCCAAGTTGCAAGTAAGGGCTCATCTTTGCCACATTAGCACGCTTGAAGCTACAGGTATTATTAGAAAGAAAAAATATCTTGCAAGAAGGGAGAATAAAGAACCCCTTTTCACATGTGAAGTTACTCCTCATCACCTTTTCCTTTCTACACGAGATTGGGAAAGGCTTCGATCTTTTGGAAAAATGAATCCTCCTCTTCGGGGAGGCAACAGTATTAAAGCTCTAGTAAATGGAATTAACGATGGGACTATTGATATGGTAGCTTCGGATCATGCCCCGCACCTTGAATCCGAAAAGGATGTTGATATAAGAGCCGCTCCTTCAGGAGTGCCCGGAGTCGAGACTCTCATGCCTCTTATGCTTGCTGCAGTAAGAAAAAACATCCTGCCGCTTTCACGTATGATCATGCTGACAAGCTGGAATCCGGCAAAAGCCTTTGGGCTGGATCGCAAATCCAAAGGAAGGCTTGAAGTAGGTTTTGATGCAGACCTGATTATTGTAAATCCCCGCGAGCTTCGCCCTATAAAGGCCGAGTTCCTACACAGTAAAGCGGGCTGGACTCCCTTTGAAGGTATGGAAGGAGTTTTTCCTGAATATACTCTCTCTAGGGGTGAAGTGATCTGGATTGAGGAATCTATTAATGCAAAACCTGGGCGGGGTAACTTCCTCGAAGGCAGAGGAGAACGGTCTGAAGAGGATGAAGAGGATCTGGAAGAAATTGGCGAAACTCAGGACTGA
- a CDS encoding phosphate ABC transporter substrate-binding protein, with amino-acid sequence MVNTLKKYTVLILLMIGLVFLGIGCTGTKNNEGPSSAEETPAGESQSILLKGSDTVLPLAQAEAEEFMNENTGKSITVTGGGSGVGISALIDGEVNIASASREMTEDEIKSAEAKGINPVKTTIASDGITVIVNPSNPVSNFTFDQLRGIYNGSISNWKEVGGTDAQISVISRDSSSGTYKDFQKDVLQGDEYRPDALTQPATGGIVTEVSQNTNAIGYIGFAYLDSSVKALSLDKGNGSVTPTAESIRNGSYPLSRSLYFYTNGEPSGLTKEFTDFVLSEKGQSIVSTVGYIPLKK; translated from the coding sequence ATGGTAAATACATTAAAAAAATATACAGTTCTCATATTATTGATGATTGGGCTCGTGTTCCTGGGAATTGGGTGTACCGGAACTAAAAATAATGAAGGGCCTTCCTCTGCAGAAGAAACTCCTGCAGGTGAATCTCAAAGCATTTTATTGAAAGGTTCAGATACAGTTCTGCCTCTTGCTCAGGCTGAAGCTGAAGAATTTATGAATGAAAACACTGGAAAAAGCATAACAGTTACTGGTGGCGGGTCCGGAGTCGGGATTTCTGCGCTCATTGACGGTGAAGTAAATATTGCTTCAGCATCCAGAGAAATGACCGAAGACGAAATTAAATCTGCTGAAGCAAAAGGAATCAATCCTGTTAAAACTACTATTGCTTCTGACGGCATTACTGTAATTGTAAACCCTTCTAACCCTGTTTCCAACTTTACATTTGACCAGCTGCGTGGTATCTATAATGGAAGTATCAGCAACTGGAAGGAAGTTGGTGGAACTGATGCACAAATTTCTGTGATTTCCAGAGATAGCAGTTCCGGAACTTATAAAGACTTCCAGAAAGACGTTTTGCAAGGTGACGAATATCGGCCTGATGCCCTTACTCAGCCTGCTACGGGAGGCATAGTTACTGAGGTATCTCAAAATACCAATGCGATAGGCTATATCGGTTTTGCATACCTTGACAGCAGTGTAAAGGCATTAAGCCTGGACAAAGGTAATGGGTCTGTAACTCCAACTGCAGAATCTATACGTAATGGCTCATACCCGCTTTCAAGATCTCTCTACTTCTACACCAATGGGGAACCCTCAGGCTTAACAAAGGAATTCACCGATTTTGTGTTGAGCGAAAAAGGGCAGAGCATTGTGAGCACGGTCGGGTATATTCCACTAAAAAAGTAA
- a CDS encoding serine protein kinase RIO yields the protein MGMDQEKKIRRIDSAKDKSRAREKDSERLKVEENVFDVPTLKILYTLSNKGVIKAMGGAISTGKEANVFYAEGPDKELAVKIYRIASSTFKAMDAYIMKDPRFTNIRKNKRDIIFAWTRKELQNLKRAKNAGVRVPEPILTEKNILIMEFMGENEAPYPLLKNTHLENEEAKNIFDIIVEYMRLLYKKANLVHADLSEYNILIDPNNLTPIFIDMGQSVTLEHPNAREFLYRDVQNILRFFSRYGIKDKPEELFKKIQAE from the coding sequence ATGGGAATGGATCAGGAAAAGAAGATAAGGCGCATCGATAGCGCTAAAGATAAATCCAGGGCCAGGGAGAAGGACTCCGAGCGGCTGAAAGTAGAAGAAAACGTATTCGATGTACCCACCCTTAAAATTCTTTATACTCTATCCAACAAGGGTGTAATAAAAGCAATGGGGGGAGCTATCAGTACTGGAAAGGAAGCAAACGTATTCTATGCCGAAGGTCCAGATAAAGAGCTAGCTGTAAAAATATACAGAATTGCAAGCAGCACCTTCAAGGCCATGGATGCCTACATTATGAAGGATCCTCGCTTCACAAACATTCGAAAAAATAAAAGAGATATCATTTTTGCATGGACACGCAAGGAACTTCAGAACCTGAAACGTGCGAAAAACGCAGGAGTCCGGGTTCCGGAGCCCATACTTACCGAAAAGAATATTCTTATCATGGAATTTATGGGAGAAAACGAGGCACCTTACCCGCTCCTAAAAAACACGCATCTTGAAAACGAGGAAGCAAAGAATATTTTTGATATCATCGTAGAATACATGCGTCTCCTATATAAAAAAGCAAACCTTGTACATGCCGATCTAAGCGAATATAATATCCTGATCGACCCGAACAACCTGACTCCCATATTTATTGATATGGGACAATCCGTAACCCTGGAGCATCCTAATGCCCGGGAGTTCCTTTACAGGGACGTGCAAAATATACTCAGGTTCTTCAGCCGCTATGGGATAAAGGACAAACCTGAAGAGCTATTTAAAAAAATACAGGCGGAATAA
- the pstB gene encoding phosphate ABC transporter ATP-binding protein PstB: MTEGIQNVSQPQIKIDNLNLWYGEKQALKNVSMQIPRNSITALIGPSGCGKSTFIRCLNRMNDLINNCRIEGKVTIEGKDIYGPDVDAVELRKNVGMVFQKPNPFPMSIYDNVAYGPRIHGADKKDLDGIVEQALRSAAIWNEVSDRLKSPALYLSGGQQQRLCIARTLAVKPKTILFDEPTSALDPISTLRIEDLTMELKKDYTIVIVTHNMQQAARISDYTGFFLMGELIEFGQTRQIFQNPREKSTEDYITGRFG; the protein is encoded by the coding sequence ATGACTGAAGGTATTCAAAACGTATCTCAACCTCAGATAAAAATAGATAACCTTAATCTGTGGTACGGGGAGAAGCAGGCGCTTAAGAACGTTTCCATGCAGATCCCTAGAAACAGCATAACTGCTCTTATAGGCCCTTCAGGCTGTGGCAAGTCCACCTTTATTCGCTGCTTAAACAGGATGAATGATCTTATTAATAACTGCAGAATCGAAGGTAAAGTTACGATAGAAGGCAAGGATATATACGGGCCAGATGTGGATGCTGTTGAACTTAGAAAAAACGTGGGCATGGTTTTCCAGAAACCCAACCCTTTTCCTATGTCAATTTATGATAATGTCGCGTACGGGCCGCGTATACATGGCGCAGACAAGAAAGATCTTGACGGCATTGTTGAACAGGCCCTCCGTTCGGCTGCGATCTGGAATGAAGTTTCAGACAGGCTTAAGTCTCCTGCTCTTTATTTGAGTGGAGGACAACAACAAAGACTGTGCATTGCCAGAACCCTGGCAGTAAAACCAAAAACTATTCTTTTTGATGAACCTACAAGCGCTCTTGATCCGATTTCCACTTTAAGGATTGAAGATCTGACTATGGAACTTAAAAAAGATTACACTATAGTAATCGTAACTCATAATATGCAGCAGGCAGCGAGGATCTCAGACTATACCGGATTTTTCCTTATGGGGGAATTGATTGAGTTCGGCCAGACCAGGCAGATTTTTCAAAATCCAAGGGAAAAGAGTACTGAGGATTATATTACAGGTAGGTTTGGGTGA
- the pstA gene encoding phosphate ABC transporter permease PstA, whose product MELNAEVKESDSKVARIQGGLSIRLNAKKSEKIAFALLGLSALTVMGFVLVILGYIIYNGYSVINIEFLTEMPRLMMTQGGIYPAIVGTIYLIIGSMSVALPVGVMAAIYLNEYAGETRTTWLIEMAINNLAGTPSVIFGLFGMALFVKYFGFGPSILSSSLTLSLLIIPVIIRSTEEALIAVPSEYRESSLALGVSKWQTIRHAVLPAAIPGIITGSILSIGRVAGETAPILFTGVAYFLPRLPDSIYSQFMALPYHLFVLATAGTNIAKTRSIQYGTALVLLIVVLSLNLIAVLIRRHYRNKLKI is encoded by the coding sequence ATGGAGCTAAACGCAGAAGTAAAAGAAAGTGATAGTAAAGTGGCCAGGATTCAGGGAGGACTAAGCATAAGATTAAACGCAAAGAAAAGTGAAAAAATTGCCTTTGCGCTTCTTGGTCTCTCAGCATTGACAGTAATGGGGTTTGTGCTAGTCATTCTTGGTTATATTATTTACAATGGGTATAGTGTAATTAACATTGAGTTCCTTACTGAAATGCCCAGACTTATGATGACTCAAGGCGGAATCTACCCAGCAATTGTAGGTACCATATACCTCATCATAGGCTCCATGAGTGTGGCCCTTCCTGTGGGAGTTATGGCTGCTATATACCTTAATGAGTACGCAGGAGAAACTCGCACAACCTGGTTAATTGAAATGGCAATCAACAACCTTGCAGGAACTCCTTCTGTGATCTTTGGACTTTTCGGGATGGCGCTATTTGTTAAATATTTCGGTTTTGGTCCTTCCATACTTTCGTCTTCCCTTACACTTTCCCTCTTGATCATTCCAGTGATTATCCGTTCCACTGAAGAGGCACTGATTGCAGTTCCTAGTGAATACCGGGAATCATCCCTTGCACTTGGGGTCAGTAAATGGCAGACAATCAGACATGCGGTACTGCCGGCTGCTATTCCTGGAATCATTACTGGTTCTATCCTGAGTATTGGAAGGGTTGCAGGAGAAACGGCTCCGATTCTTTTTACTGGAGTGGCTTACTTCTTGCCCAGGCTGCCAGACTCAATCTATTCTCAATTTATGGCGCTTCCTTACCATCTTTTTGTGCTTGCAACGGCCGGGACAAATATTGCAAAAACCAGGTCTATTCAGTATGGAACAGCTCTGGTTTTGTTGATTGTCGTCCTCAGTTTGAATCTTATAGCTGTCCTGATTCGCAGGCACTACCGAAACAAATTAAAAATTTAA
- the pstC gene encoding phosphate ABC transporter permease subunit PstC has protein sequence MLSRIYKEKTIEWTLFSVSVLTVVILFLICLFLFRDGLLLFKDTSLMDFLTGKFWYPTSINRQFGLLPLFFGSLIVTVGAILFAVPLGIASAIYISEIANPKVADFLKPFIEILAGIPSVVFGFFGLVVLVPIIQKSFNLPTGQTALTGSIMLGIMALPTIITISEDAISSVPGTLEQGSLALGATKWQTIYRVIVPAALSGISAAVMLGIGRAIGETMTLMMVTGNTAVIPSFPGGFLASVRTMTATIALEMGEVPQGSTHFHALFAVGSVLFVITFLINLIADSIKRRYRFKVD, from the coding sequence ATGCTAAGCAGAATTTATAAGGAAAAAACAATCGAATGGACACTGTTTTCAGTCAGTGTCCTTACGGTTGTTATTCTCTTCCTTATATGCCTTTTTTTGTTTAGAGACGGTTTACTTCTTTTTAAGGATACGTCTCTTATGGATTTTCTTACAGGAAAGTTCTGGTATCCAACATCCATAAACAGGCAGTTTGGGTTATTACCTCTATTTTTCGGATCTCTTATTGTTACTGTCGGAGCTATCCTTTTTGCTGTGCCTCTGGGAATTGCTTCTGCTATATATATTTCTGAAATTGCTAATCCAAAGGTTGCAGATTTCCTTAAGCCATTTATTGAAATTCTCGCAGGAATTCCTTCTGTTGTATTTGGATTCTTTGGGCTTGTTGTACTGGTTCCAATTATACAGAAGAGCTTTAACCTGCCAACCGGCCAAACTGCTCTCACAGGCTCTATTATGCTGGGAATTATGGCACTTCCTACGATTATCACTATTTCAGAGGATGCTATAAGTTCTGTTCCCGGTACTCTCGAACAGGGTTCGCTTGCTCTTGGGGCTACAAAATGGCAGACAATCTATAGAGTCATAGTTCCTGCAGCATTATCGGGAATTTCAGCGGCTGTAATGCTTGGTATAGGAAGAGCTATAGGGGAAACTATGACCCTTATGATGGTTACTGGAAATACTGCAGTAATTCCTTCTTTTCCAGGAGGCTTTCTGGCTTCTGTAAGGACAATGACTGCCACAATTGCGCTTGAAATGGGTGAGGTTCCTCAGGGAAGTACCCACTTCCATGCTCTCTTTGCGGTCGGATCTGTACTTTTCGTCATAACTTTCCTGATTAACCTGATTGCGGATTCAATTAAAAGAAGGTACAGATTCAAGGTGGATTGA
- the phoU gene encoding phosphate signaling complex protein PhoU: MTREQYVKQLDLLKESVLSFGEMVELIFRDSMASVIDLDVKLAEKTLALEPEIDKLEEGIEVSVFDLLALQQPMASDLRFVVSTLKITADLRRIVGLSINIAKIPGRVEGEHVKPLIDTKKMADAAAFMLENSLKAFETQDVKLARTVALRDEEVDKLFYAVWVELIEMMAKDTSIISRATNLLFLIRYLERIADHCCNICESVVYLATAERVKLN; the protein is encoded by the coding sequence ATGACTCGAGAACAATATGTGAAGCAGCTGGATCTACTTAAGGAGTCTGTACTTTCTTTTGGAGAAATGGTAGAGCTGATTTTCAGAGACTCAATGGCTTCAGTTATAGATCTCGATGTCAAGCTTGCTGAAAAAACACTTGCCCTTGAGCCAGAAATTGATAAACTTGAGGAAGGTATTGAGGTCTCGGTTTTTGATCTGCTTGCACTTCAGCAGCCTATGGCCAGTGATCTCCGGTTTGTAGTATCTACTCTGAAGATCACGGCAGATCTGAGGAGAATTGTGGGATTATCAATAAATATCGCCAAAATCCCAGGAAGAGTAGAGGGCGAACATGTAAAACCACTTATAGATACAAAAAAAATGGCAGATGCCGCTGCATTTATGCTTGAAAATTCCCTCAAGGCTTTTGAGACTCAGGATGTCAAACTTGCAAGAACAGTAGCACTAAGGGATGAAGAGGTAGATAAACTCTTTTACGCAGTATGGGTCGAGCTGATTGAAATGATGGCAAAAGATACAAGTATCATTTCGAGAGCTACAAATTTACTTTTCCTGATCCGTTATCTTGAAAGAATCGCAGACCACTGCTGCAATATCTGTGAAAGCGTAGTTTACCTCGCTACGGCTGAGAGAGTCAAACTGAACTGA
- the eif1A gene encoding translation initiation factor eIF-1A yields the protein MKLADLKKPTSKAKPVTGETVTRVRTPRRENNEILATVESLLGANRLRLRCMDGVVRMGRIPGSMKKKTWIREGDVVIVVPWEFQNEKADVIWKYTRPQVDWLERKGYLKG from the coding sequence ATCAAACTGGCAGACTTAAAGAAACCTACATCCAAAGCCAAGCCCGTAACGGGAGAAACCGTTACAAGAGTACGCACACCGCGCAGGGAGAATAACGAGATCCTGGCAACCGTTGAGAGTCTACTGGGTGCAAACCGGCTGAGACTCCGTTGCATGGATGGGGTCGTTCGCATGGGAAGGATTCCAGGTTCAATGAAGAAAAAAACCTGGATAAGAGAAGGAGACGTCGTTATTGTCGTGCCATGGGAATTCCAGAACGAAAAGGCAGATGTGATCTGGAAGTATACAAGGCCGCAGGTAGACTGGCTTGAGAGGAAAGGATACCTAAAAGGATAA